From a single Lactococcus carnosus genomic region:
- a CDS encoding sucrose-specific PTS transporter subunit IIBC, with protein MKHKEVAKRIAVALGPDNLVAAAHCATRLRLVLKDTSKIDQVALDEDDDLKGTFEANGQYQIIVGPGDVNTVYKELVAITGVGEVSKDELKEVANTETNPVMKLIKVLSDIFVPLIPALVAGGLLMALNNVLTGAGLFGPQSVVEMFPGIKGFAEIVNLMASAPFAFLPILIGFSATKRFGGNPYLGAAAGMMLVMPSLVNGYGVAEALATNKMTYWDVFGFKIAQAGYQGQVLPVIGVAYILATLEKFFHKHLKNAVDFTFTPMLAVIITGFVTFAIVGPALRAVSNGMTDGLVWLVNSLGGFGYGIFGAIYSAIVLTGLHQSFPAIETTLLADVAKTGGSFIFPIASAANVAQGAACFAIFLITKNQKQKALASSSAFSAMLGITEPAMFGVNLKLKFPFFIGLAASGVGAAFMGFMGVRSASLGPAGIIGFIAINPKSIPMFMIGLVISIAIAFTATFFYGRKQLEFAADAPVTNTTAQEINETPTPAGVTNEEIYAPVQGQLVKLSDTKDPVFSSGLMGKGTAIEPTVGELYAPVTGVLTFTNESKHAYGIQTDAGAEVLLHIGIDTVQMNGEGFTTAVKQGQIVKKGELLGTFDIDKIKAAGYATTVMVIITNTLSYAEVEAIDEQTVTVGQKIIALTETTK; from the coding sequence ATGAAACATAAGGAAGTTGCAAAAAGAATCGCTGTAGCACTTGGTCCAGACAACCTGGTAGCAGCAGCACATTGTGCCACTCGTCTGCGTTTAGTCTTGAAAGACACGTCTAAAATTGATCAAGTTGCACTGGATGAGGATGATGACCTTAAAGGCACTTTTGAAGCCAATGGTCAATATCAAATCATTGTTGGCCCTGGAGATGTGAACACGGTCTACAAGGAACTTGTTGCCATTACTGGTGTTGGTGAAGTCTCAAAAGATGAGTTGAAAGAAGTTGCCAATACTGAAACAAATCCGGTCATGAAATTGATCAAAGTGTTATCAGATATTTTTGTCCCATTGATTCCTGCTTTGGTAGCAGGTGGTCTATTAATGGCCTTGAATAATGTCTTGACTGGTGCCGGATTATTTGGTCCTCAATCAGTTGTTGAAATGTTTCCAGGTATCAAAGGCTTTGCTGAAATTGTCAATCTAATGGCCTCAGCACCATTTGCCTTCCTACCAATCTTGATCGGTTTTTCTGCGACAAAACGCTTTGGTGGGAACCCATATCTAGGGGCTGCAGCTGGTATGATGCTAGTGATGCCGAGCCTTGTCAATGGTTACGGCGTTGCAGAAGCATTGGCAACAAATAAAATGACTTACTGGGATGTCTTTGGTTTCAAAATTGCGCAAGCAGGCTATCAAGGTCAAGTATTGCCAGTCATTGGTGTCGCTTATATCTTAGCAACACTTGAAAAATTCTTCCATAAACATTTGAAAAATGCGGTTGATTTTACTTTCACACCGATGTTAGCAGTTATCATCACTGGATTTGTGACATTCGCTATCGTTGGTCCAGCCCTAAGAGCAGTATCAAACGGGATGACAGATGGCTTAGTATGGTTGGTTAATTCACTTGGTGGTTTTGGTTATGGTATCTTTGGCGCTATCTATTCTGCCATTGTATTGACTGGTTTACACCAATCATTTCCAGCTATCGAGACGACTTTATTAGCAGATGTCGCAAAAACGGGTGGGAGTTTCATCTTCCCAATTGCGTCTGCAGCAAACGTGGCACAAGGTGCAGCATGTTTTGCAATCTTCTTGATTACTAAAAACCAAAAACAAAAAGCATTGGCTTCTTCATCTGCTTTCTCTGCTATGCTAGGGATCACAGAACCAGCTATGTTTGGGGTTAACCTTAAATTGAAATTCCCATTCTTTATCGGCCTCGCCGCATCTGGTGTTGGTGCCGCATTTATGGGCTTCATGGGCGTTCGGAGTGCATCACTTGGACCTGCTGGTATCATTGGGTTCATCGCAATTAATCCGAAATCTATCCCTATGTTTATGATTGGTTTAGTGATCAGTATTGCCATCGCCTTTACTGCAACTTTCTTTTATGGTAGAAAACAACTGGAATTTGCTGCAGATGCACCTGTGACAAACACAACAGCGCAAGAAATAAATGAAACACCAACACCAGCTGGTGTGACGAATGAAGAAATCTATGCGCCAGTTCAAGGTCAGTTAGTGAAACTTTCAGATACCAAAGATCCAGTATTCTCAAGTGGATTAATGGGTAAAGGGACTGCTATTGAACCTACAGTAGGTGAACTTTATGCACCAGTCACTGGTGTCTTAACGTTCACAAATGAGTCTAAGCATGCCTATGGGATTCAAACCGATGCGGGTGCCGAAGTGCTACTTCATATCGGTATCGATACTGTTCAAATGAATGGCGAAGGCTTCACAACTGCTGTTAAGCAAGGACAGATTGTTAAAAAAGGTGAGTTACTCGGTACCTTTGATATTGACAAAATTAAGGCTGCGGGCTATGCGACGACAGTTATGGTGATTATTACAAACACCTTAAGTTATGCTGAGGTTGAAGCAATTGATGAGCAGACTGTTACGGTTGGTCAAAAAATTATTGCTTTAACAGAAACGACTAAGTGA
- a CDS encoding alpha-galactosidase, with product MPIRVENNGQTFHLKNDYMSYVMTVEKEKYLTHRYWGRAIASFNGSRQLQMIDRGFATNPFADDRQFSLNSLPLETSTCQNGDHRIPNYVIRNGNQHIVTDFVFTDYEIYNGKPDIDGLPSLEARDVEVTTLAIRLVDQTQGLVMILHYHLFEKLPVVTRRVTFENLSDKTVHIENAGSLQVDIASVDYDFLTLDGSHTDEATINRTRLRSGIQKIESRRGTSSPQHQPFIALLETSTTEFSGEVRAFHLVYSGNFQAQVEVEQYGSTRVQLGINAEEFSWQLTGGSRFETPEAVMVFASDGLNDMSQTFHQLYQNHLCPEPFRKQERPVVLNTWEANYFDITEAKCEALATKAAEIGIELFVLDDGWFGHRQDDTTSLGDWFDNREKLPNGIKGISEMVHRKGMKFGLWFEPEMISKNSQLYQKHPDWALQVKQYEPTEGRRQLVLDLGNIAVQDYLIEMLTTHLRTGSLDCVKWDMNRHLTDIGSLNFPSQQQGEVAHRYVTGLYHILNTITHNFPTVLFENCSSGGGRFDPGMMRYMAQNWTSDNTDALCRAKIQTGFSLLYPPIMMAAHVSDIPNHQVGRITSLETRADIAMGGNFGYELDLTQCDELTLALITAQIKTYKAQRDLFQFGKFYRLMPLGPFFETAWLFANETDVIVIYFNGLARPAVPVKYLPLRYLDQTATYRLVGTNDVYTASELNFSGITIPRIKGDFKTLRVHFKKC from the coding sequence ATGCCAATTCGTGTTGAAAACAATGGTCAAACCTTTCACCTAAAAAATGACTATATGAGTTATGTAATGACAGTTGAGAAAGAAAAATATCTGACGCATCGCTATTGGGGGAGAGCAATCGCGTCTTTTAATGGGAGTCGACAGCTTCAAATGATTGATCGCGGTTTTGCAACCAATCCTTTTGCAGATGATCGGCAGTTTAGCCTAAATAGTTTACCATTAGAAACCAGTACTTGTCAGAACGGAGATCATAGAATACCCAACTATGTGATTCGAAATGGGAATCAGCACATCGTAACGGACTTTGTGTTTACTGACTATGAGATATATAATGGGAAGCCTGATATCGATGGTTTACCTAGTCTTGAAGCGAGAGACGTTGAGGTGACCACACTAGCTATCAGACTAGTTGACCAGACGCAAGGCCTTGTCATGATCCTTCACTATCATTTATTTGAAAAGTTACCAGTTGTGACACGTCGAGTAACCTTTGAAAATTTGTCTGACAAAACAGTCCATATTGAGAATGCTGGTAGTTTACAAGTGGATATTGCTAGCGTAGATTATGATTTTTTAACACTAGACGGCTCGCATACTGATGAAGCTACCATTAATCGAACACGGCTAAGAAGTGGTATCCAAAAAATCGAAAGTAGACGGGGGACCAGTAGTCCACAACACCAGCCATTTATCGCATTATTAGAGACAAGCACGACAGAATTTTCGGGTGAAGTAAGGGCATTTCATTTAGTATATAGTGGCAACTTTCAAGCACAAGTAGAAGTTGAGCAGTATGGCTCCACACGTGTCCAACTCGGTATAAATGCTGAGGAATTCAGCTGGCAATTGACTGGTGGAAGTCGTTTTGAAACACCCGAGGCTGTTATGGTATTTGCATCAGATGGCTTGAATGATATGAGTCAAACTTTTCATCAGCTCTATCAGAATCATCTATGTCCGGAGCCGTTTCGCAAACAAGAACGTCCTGTTGTCTTAAATACTTGGGAAGCAAACTATTTTGACATAACAGAAGCTAAATGTGAGGCTTTGGCGACAAAAGCAGCTGAGATTGGTATTGAGCTTTTTGTCCTGGATGATGGGTGGTTTGGTCATAGACAGGATGATACCACTTCTCTAGGAGACTGGTTTGATAACCGTGAAAAGTTACCAAATGGGATAAAAGGTATCTCAGAAATGGTTCATCGAAAGGGAATGAAATTCGGTCTCTGGTTTGAACCAGAGATGATATCTAAAAATAGTCAACTTTACCAAAAGCACCCGGATTGGGCTTTACAGGTGAAACAGTATGAACCAACTGAAGGTAGACGGCAACTCGTATTAGACTTGGGGAATATAGCTGTTCAAGACTATTTAATTGAGATGTTAACCACCCATTTACGGACGGGATCCCTTGACTGTGTCAAGTGGGATATGAACCGACACTTAACAGATATAGGCAGCTTAAATTTCCCTAGTCAACAGCAAGGTGAAGTTGCCCATCGCTATGTGACTGGGCTTTATCATATCCTAAACACGATTACGCACAATTTTCCAACTGTCTTATTTGAGAATTGCTCAAGTGGTGGGGGGCGTTTTGATCCTGGAATGATGCGCTATATGGCACAGAACTGGACAAGTGATAATACGGATGCCTTGTGTCGCGCAAAAATTCAAACAGGATTTAGTCTACTTTATCCACCGATTATGATGGCTGCACATGTTTCTGATATCCCCAATCATCAAGTCGGGCGTATCACCTCTCTAGAAACTAGAGCTGATATTGCAATGGGTGGTAATTTTGGCTATGAACTCGATTTAACACAGTGTGATGAGTTGACATTAGCCTTAATTACTGCTCAGATTAAAACTTATAAAGCACAGCGTGACTTATTTCAGTTTGGCAAATTCTATCGGTTAATGCCCCTAGGTCCTTTTTTTGAAACTGCCTGGTTATTTGCTAATGAAACCGATGTGATTGTCATCTATTTTAATGGATTAGCACGTCCGGCAGTCCCAGTTAAGTATCTGCCATTACGTTATCTGGATCAGACTGCGACCTATAGGTTAGTAGGAACTAATGACGTATATACCGCTAGCGAATTGAATTTTTCGGGTATAACAATCCCAAGAATAAAAGGTGACTTTAAAACGCTACGCGTTCATTTTAAAAAGTGTTAA
- the scrK gene encoding fructokinase ScrK, with translation MSNLYGSIEAGGTKFVCAVGNDALMILESATFPTDKPEETLQKVIDFFKKFEGTLVAISVGSFGPIDIDKTSETYGFVTTTPKPHWGNFDMIGFLKAQLDLPMFFTTDVNSSAYGEKILDQSLNSLVYFTIGTGIGAGAIQGEDFIGGISHAEMGHMFVKRHPEDLDFAGVCPYHGDCLEGVAAGPSLEARTGVRGEAISLSSTVWDIQAYYIAQAAVSATLTLRPEKIIFGGGVMAQEHMMTRVRTQFVALLNDYVPVPDLTAYLQVPAIANNASATVGNFALAKREYDKAN, from the coding sequence ATGAGTAATTTATATGGTAGTATCGAAGCAGGAGGCACAAAGTTTGTCTGTGCAGTCGGAAATGACGCCTTGATGATTCTTGAGAGTGCCACTTTTCCCACAGATAAACCTGAGGAGACACTGCAAAAAGTAATTGACTTCTTCAAAAAATTTGAAGGGACGCTTGTGGCGATTTCTGTCGGTAGTTTTGGACCGATTGATATCGATAAAACCTCTGAGACTTACGGATTTGTGACGACGACACCCAAACCGCATTGGGGTAACTTTGATATGATTGGCTTCTTGAAAGCACAGTTGGATTTACCGATGTTCTTTACGACCGACGTTAACTCATCGGCCTATGGGGAAAAGATACTAGACCAGTCTCTTAATAGCCTAGTTTACTTTACGATTGGGACTGGCATTGGTGCTGGTGCAATTCAAGGTGAGGACTTTATCGGGGGGATTTCTCATGCTGAGATGGGGCATATGTTTGTCAAACGTCATCCCGAAGATCTAGATTTTGCAGGTGTTTGTCCTTATCATGGCGACTGTTTAGAAGGGGTGGCAGCTGGTCCGTCTTTAGAAGCGAGAACTGGCGTGCGAGGAGAAGCTATTAGTCTAAGTTCAACTGTATGGGATATTCAGGCTTACTATATCGCCCAGGCAGCTGTATCTGCGACCTTGACTTTACGACCTGAGAAGATCATCTTTGGTGGTGGGGTCATGGCCCAAGAGCATATGATGACGCGTGTTAGAACACAGTTTGTTGCTCTACTAAATGATTACGTCCCTGTTCCTGACTTAACAGCCTACTTACAAGTACCAGCGATTGCAAATAATGCGTCGGCAACTGTTGGTAATTTCGCACTGGCCAAGCGAGAATATGACAAGGCCAACTAA
- the ntdP gene encoding nucleoside tri-diphosphate phosphatase, which translates to MKIPKEGDFITIQSYKHDGSLHRTWRDTMVLKTNENSIIGVNDHTLVTESDGRRWVTREPAIVYFHKKFWFNIIAMIRENGVSYYCNLASPYTLDNEALKYIDYDLDVKVFADGEKKLLDVEEYERHKRQMNYPDDIDFILKENVKILVDWINEGKGPFSKEYVSIWYDRYRQLK; encoded by the coding sequence ATGAAAATCCCCAAAGAAGGCGACTTTATTACGATTCAAAGCTATAAACACGACGGAAGCTTGCATCGTACTTGGCGCGATACGATGGTGCTGAAGACTAACGAAAACTCGATTATTGGCGTAAATGACCACACGCTTGTGACAGAAAGTGATGGGAGACGTTGGGTAACCCGCGAACCTGCCATTGTTTATTTTCACAAGAAATTCTGGTTTAATATTATCGCTATGATTCGCGAAAATGGTGTGAGTTACTACTGTAACCTGGCTAGTCCTTACACACTTGACAATGAAGCCCTTAAGTATATCGACTATGATCTTGATGTCAAAGTATTTGCTGATGGTGAAAAAAAATTGTTAGATGTCGAGGAATATGAGCGACATAAACGTCAGATGAATTATCCAGACGATATTGACTTTATCTTAAAAGAAAATGTTAAGATTTTAGTAGATTGGATAAATGAAGGCAAAGGACCATTTTCTAAAGAATACGTTTCTATTTGGTACGACCGTTATCGGCAATTAAAATAG
- a CDS encoding metallophosphoesterase, protein MKKLAILSDLHIDVNQFDTQYEAILRQTLLSENITDIHLAGDISNDFDAISKPFLVRLAKEFTVSYNLGNHDMLGMSESEIDSHGFQIRQIGNKHLLSFAGWYDYSFCPDVSYEQNLRTKNTFWFDRKINREADDITVTKRDLSRLDELLGTLTPSQKANLIVAMHFVPEQSFVMTHPKFVKFNAFLGAQSFHQLFLKHGIKEVVFGHNHRSYDKVVDGIHYQSHPLGYKREWLLTHHYFSDFPKYKHLNSYNLHKRYNLAKKTAEFDSYLRKHFADELRASFTIFHL, encoded by the coding sequence ATGAAAAAACTAGCCATACTGTCTGATTTACATATTGATGTCAATCAGTTTGATACGCAATATGAGGCCATTTTAAGGCAAACTTTGCTATCTGAGAACATCACTGATATCCACCTAGCTGGTGATATTTCAAATGACTTTGATGCGATATCAAAGCCATTTTTAGTACGTCTGGCCAAGGAGTTCACAGTATCTTATAATCTGGGTAACCATGATATGTTAGGCATGTCTGAATCAGAAATAGATAGTCACGGTTTTCAAATTCGGCAAATTGGCAACAAACACTTACTCAGTTTTGCTGGTTGGTATGATTATTCTTTTTGTCCTGATGTCAGCTACGAGCAAAACTTGCGTACTAAAAATACGTTTTGGTTTGACCGCAAGATAAATCGAGAGGCAGATGATATCACAGTTACTAAGCGTGACCTATCACGGCTTGATGAGCTGCTAGGCACATTGACCCCCAGCCAAAAAGCCAATCTCATTGTTGCCATGCACTTTGTCCCTGAACAGTCTTTTGTCATGACCCATCCCAAATTTGTCAAGTTTAATGCCTTTTTAGGCGCACAGTCCTTTCACCAATTATTTCTCAAACATGGTATAAAAGAGGTCGTTTTCGGCCACAACCATCGCTCTTACGATAAGGTAGTTGATGGTATTCATTACCAATCCCATCCACTAGGTTATAAACGTGAGTGGCTCTTAACGCATCACTATTTTTCTGACTTTCCAAAATACAAACACCTGAACAGCTATAATCTGCACAAGCGCTATAATTTAGCCAAAAAAACGGCAGAATTTGATAGCTATCTACGCAAACACTTTGCTGATGAACTACGCGCCTCATTCACGATTTTCCATCTTTAA
- a CDS encoding MFS transporter yields MKKISILWLSFFPLLAGAALSPSLSEISQTFPDVSNLWLKSLITIPSICVVLGQLVQPKLSRKVTAKTQVLGGLFLYALGALPYIWPTFPIIILSRILLGIGLSLLVPHTIGLIQANFEGKIQKKLLGYASALNNFGTVVAVIYAGLVSNKDWKLVFLIYLLAIISLVTIYLFLPNDQHEVNSPKQTTKEKVSYNVVRIWLKMFLLTIIYFTIPTNLAFYMHDHFQQQGTLIIGILMAITSLFGVISGMIFSYFPGRKNSHLQELILIGLFLISMCLLSFTHSLPLFILGLLFSGWGLGWGLPCFNHQLISTLTHPSSSTLGIGQAMIFLGQFVSPFLIAFMSSLCHQDNPFLMSIILLGILLGIAMLDFSKKTARNG; encoded by the coding sequence ATGAAAAAAATATCGATTTTATGGCTATCATTTTTCCCATTACTAGCTGGGGCTGCACTTTCCCCTTCACTATCAGAAATTTCACAGACTTTTCCTGACGTATCAAACCTATGGCTTAAATCTCTCATCACGATACCATCAATCTGTGTCGTTTTAGGACAACTCGTTCAGCCCAAACTATCTCGAAAGGTAACAGCAAAAACACAAGTACTAGGTGGCCTATTTTTATATGCTTTAGGGGCCTTGCCTTATATTTGGCCAACCTTTCCTATCATTATTTTATCAAGAATTCTTTTAGGTATCGGCTTGAGTTTACTTGTCCCCCACACCATCGGCCTAATTCAAGCAAACTTTGAAGGAAAAATACAGAAAAAATTATTGGGTTATGCCAGTGCATTAAATAATTTTGGTACAGTCGTTGCCGTTATTTATGCTGGACTTGTTTCAAATAAGGACTGGAAACTTGTTTTCTTAATTTATCTCTTAGCAATCATTAGTCTTGTGACAATCTATTTATTTTTACCAAATGACCAACATGAAGTCAACTCACCTAAACAGACGACTAAAGAAAAGGTGTCTTACAATGTGGTGCGTATTTGGCTTAAAATGTTCTTATTAACCATCATTTATTTTACCATTCCAACTAATTTAGCTTTTTATATGCATGATCACTTCCAACAACAAGGGACTCTGATAATCGGTATTTTGATGGCGATCACGTCATTATTCGGCGTTATCTCGGGTATGATTTTCTCTTACTTCCCTGGCAGAAAAAATAGTCACCTACAAGAACTCATTTTAATTGGGCTGTTTCTCATATCTATGTGTTTACTCAGCTTCACACATAGCTTACCTTTATTTATTCTTGGCCTACTGTTTAGTGGCTGGGGATTGGGCTGGGGGCTTCCTTGCTTTAACCACCAACTCATCTCCACACTAACGCATCCATCATCTTCAACTTTGGGTATCGGGCAAGCGATGATTTTTCTCGGCCAATTCGTCTCGCCATTTTTGATTGCATTTATGAGCAGCTTATGCCATCAAGACAATCCCTTTCTCATGTCAATCATCTTATTAGGTATTTTACTAGGTATTGCCATGCTTGATTTCTCAAAAAAAACAGCCCGCAACGGATAG
- a CDS encoding MarR family winged helix-turn-helix transcriptional regulator, with amino-acid sequence MKKDLGKKVTYLNDLLIADQHKWGQTIGISSKDYNIFLTIAEHPGCTQLFLAKKRRVERSLLTRIINKYSKMGYIERQENEHNKSAYSLYLTDQGKLIAQKIRQRITELNDSLFEVYTETQYKTLLDLLDIAIKQLED; translated from the coding sequence ATGAAAAAAGACTTAGGCAAAAAAGTCACCTATCTTAACGATTTATTAATTGCTGACCAACATAAATGGGGACAAACGATTGGGATTAGTAGTAAAGACTACAATATTTTCTTAACGATAGCCGAACACCCCGGGTGTACACAACTTTTTTTAGCCAAAAAAAGACGAGTTGAGAGAAGCTTATTAACTAGAATTATCAACAAGTACAGCAAAATGGGGTATATAGAAAGACAGGAAAATGAACACAATAAAAGTGCCTACTCACTCTATCTAACAGATCAGGGTAAACTGATCGCGCAAAAAATTAGACAACGCATCACTGAGTTAAATGACAGTCTATTTGAAGTCTATACTGAAACCCAATACAAAACACTACTTGACTTATTAGATATTGCAATTAAGCAGTTGGAGGACTAA
- the dhaQ gene encoding DhaKLM operon coactivator DhaQ: MCISTIFGRGRIVVLKSESIKNMLKGLAITNPELEVIPDNGLILQKKQEATLVPIMSGGGSGHEPAHFGYVGDGMLTGAICGELFVPPKSADILKAISLINHQQGVFIIIKNFEADLAAFSEAIWQAKKSGIDVRYVIAHDDISVDVANHYMVRHRGVAGTILLHKILGEASRRGKSIDEIEQIGLELSVAIHTIGAARSTVTLPGQKKPLFELAKDQVSLGIGIHGESGYRKEAFVSLEYLANELINKLKIRCQWQENDAYIVLINNLGGLSEQDQFIFTNAVMRLLELADIDVKFVKAKKLMTSLDMAGVSLTMCPVKQAFWLTYLMAETEAKAW; this comes from the coding sequence ATGTGCATATCAACAATTTTTGGGAGAGGCAGAATAGTGGTGCTTAAATCTGAGTCAATAAAAAACATGTTAAAAGGATTAGCCATCACTAATCCAGAACTTGAAGTTATTCCCGATAATGGCCTCATTTTACAAAAGAAACAAGAGGCTACGCTAGTCCCGATTATGTCGGGTGGTGGTAGTGGTCATGAACCGGCACATTTTGGCTATGTTGGTGATGGCATGCTAACCGGTGCAATCTGTGGCGAATTATTTGTGCCGCCAAAGTCAGCAGACATTTTAAAAGCGATATCACTTATAAATCATCAGCAGGGTGTCTTTATCATTATCAAAAATTTCGAAGCTGATCTGGCGGCATTTTCTGAGGCGATTTGGCAGGCTAAAAAGTCAGGTATCGATGTACGTTATGTGATTGCCCATGATGACATTTCAGTTGATGTGGCGAATCATTATATGGTGCGGCATCGCGGTGTTGCTGGCACGATATTACTACATAAAATCTTAGGTGAGGCGTCACGCCGTGGTAAATCTATCGATGAAATTGAGCAGATTGGGTTGGAGTTGAGTGTTGCCATTCATACGATAGGTGCAGCAAGATCAACCGTGACATTACCTGGTCAAAAAAAGCCTTTATTTGAGTTAGCAAAAGATCAGGTGTCATTGGGCATCGGTATTCATGGTGAATCGGGTTATCGAAAAGAAGCTTTTGTATCTTTAGAATATTTAGCAAATGAATTAATTAATAAATTAAAAATTAGGTGTCAGTGGCAAGAGAATGATGCCTATATTGTGCTGATTAACAATTTAGGTGGTCTTTCTGAACAAGATCAATTTATATTTACAAATGCTGTGATGAGATTGTTAGAGCTAGCCGATATTGACGTGAAATTTGTCAAGGCTAAGAAACTCATGACAAGTTTAGACATGGCAGGTGTCTCACTCACGATGTGTCCAGTAAAACAAGCATTCTGGTTAACCTATTTGATGGCAGAAACAGAGGCCAAGGCATGGTAA
- the dhaS gene encoding dihydroxyacetone kinase transcriptional activator DhaS → MGSSLITKKRIAKSLKQLMKQKEFEHISITEIMKYAQMRRQSFYTYFIDNDDLLEWIFETELKEQVSDNLAYISSEHLIEQLCFFFSDNYYFYEKLFALDKQNRFRQYFDSYCETVIDKYLTDHASFAIDDTKKEIFKHYHATAISGIFHQILREKTTDRTALKVLAKTVTTLLAGSLFAIKK, encoded by the coding sequence ATGGGAAGTTCTTTAATCACTAAAAAAAGAATTGCCAAATCATTGAAACAATTGATGAAGCAAAAGGAATTCGAACATATTTCCATTACAGAAATCATGAAATACGCTCAAATGAGACGGCAATCGTTTTACACCTACTTTATCGACAACGATGACTTGCTTGAATGGATTTTCGAAACGGAATTGAAAGAACAAGTATCCGATAATTTAGCCTACATCTCATCAGAACACCTAATTGAACAGTTATGCTTTTTCTTTTCTGATAATTACTATTTTTATGAAAAACTTTTTGCCTTAGATAAGCAAAACAGATTTAGACAGTACTTTGATAGCTACTGTGAAACAGTGATTGACAAATATCTAACGGACCACGCAAGTTTCGCAATAGACGATACCAAAAAAGAGATTTTCAAACACTACCATGCCACAGCTATATCTGGCATTTTTCACCAAATATTAAGAGAGAAAACAACAGATAGGACAGCGTTAAAAGTGCTTGCTAAAACAGTAACGACACTTTTAGCTGGAAGCTTATTTGCTATAAAAAAATAA
- the dhaK gene encoding dihydroxyacetone kinase subunit DhaK has protein sequence MKKIINDTQQIVDEMLNGFVFANAHLVHRISDTAVIARNTAKTGKVGIISGGGSGHEPTHAGFVGDGMLSAAVCGEVFTSPTPDQILAAIEASDEGQGVFMVIKNYSGDVMNFEIAKELASETGIQVDYVIVDDDISVKDSTYTQGRRGVAGTILVHKILGYAAKQGKTLTEIKQLADTLVPSIHTIGVALHAATVPAVGQPGFELPDDEIEFGVGIHGEPGYRREKLTNSRALADELTTKLVDSFGDYTGAYAILVNGMGATPLMEQFIFTNDVHTLLTEKQLTAEFVKVGNFMTSIDMAGLSLTLLKLDKPIYLTALTAPVSTSAWG, from the coding sequence ATGAAGAAAATAATCAATGATACACAACAGATTGTAGATGAAATGCTCAATGGGTTTGTATTTGCCAATGCGCATTTGGTACACCGAATTTCAGATACAGCAGTGATCGCAAGAAATACGGCAAAAACAGGAAAAGTCGGGATTATTTCTGGTGGTGGCAGTGGTCATGAACCAACCCATGCAGGTTTTGTAGGTGATGGCATGTTATCAGCTGCTGTATGTGGGGAAGTCTTTACCTCTCCGACGCCAGATCAAATACTAGCTGCGATTGAAGCGTCAGATGAAGGTCAAGGCGTTTTCATGGTCATTAAAAATTATTCTGGTGATGTCATGAACTTTGAAATTGCGAAAGAGTTAGCCAGTGAAACAGGTATTCAAGTTGACTATGTCATCGTTGATGATGATATTTCTGTTAAGGATAGTACCTACACACAAGGTAGACGTGGTGTTGCTGGCACCATACTTGTCCATAAGATTTTGGGTTATGCAGCAAAACAAGGTAAGACACTAACAGAAATTAAGCAACTTGCTGATACCTTAGTGCCAAGTATCCATACCATTGGTGTCGCCTTGCATGCGGCCACTGTGCCGGCTGTTGGGCAACCAGGATTTGAGTTACCAGATGATGAGATAGAATTTGGTGTAGGCATCCATGGTGAGCCAGGCTATCGTAGAGAAAAATTGACCAATTCAAGAGCACTTGCTGATGAATTGACAACTAAATTAGTTGACTCATTTGGTGATTATACAGGCGCTTATGCTATTTTAGTGAATGGCATGGGTGCCACACCCCTCATGGAGCAATTTATCTTCACCAATGACGTCCATACCTTATTGACCGAAAAACAGCTCACTGCTGAGTTTGTTAAAGTAGGTAATTTTATGACATCTATAGATATGGCAGGCTTATCTTTGACCCTACTCAAATTGGACAAGCCAATTTATTTGACAGCACTAACTGCACCTGTTAGCACAAGTGCCTGGGGATAA